Genomic segment of Gigantopelta aegis isolate Gae_Host chromosome 10, Gae_host_genome, whole genome shotgun sequence:
ACTAATATAAAAACACGTCTACATTTGTGTGAACCTGTTTTCGCCATCACTGAATGTGGTAAATTGCTTGATACTACATACAATACCAATGTGTTGCCTCTCTTTTAATACATGGCAACGGGAGGAGCGACCTGCCTTTCAAGGTTTTAGGAAGTGTccccattttaattgtttttatgattcaattttaattgtttttatgattCCTTGATGAGCTAGATTCCTTGATGAGCTAGACTGTTAAAGTATGAACACAGGATAAAAATGTGAATGAtccattttaaataatacaaaatgaccTGAGATTATAATCTGGTGGTAAACCGGgctcgaaactcgccaaaaaatatggtggcccaaaaaataataatggatgttggcaaattaaggtTAGCGAACCATgaacaagattttaatgtggaataaagatatgcaatacaaatattaatagtggctcatatatTATAGCAAAtaacaccattatttttttaatatgtaagtcgcccaaacaggacattggtcaCATTTGGCGACCTGCCCACAGGCTGTTCCGAGCCCTGGGTAAACTGCTCATCCGAGGTGTGATGAGTTGATTAACCCAGGTGGATACACCACTTTTATCATATCCAACCAGGATTTCCCAAACTCgtatatcacaggctgtggTACATGTGTGTGCTAATACAACCTTTCTGTCGGGgaagtgcatattaaatatcCATTGCTGTTACTTAgtaggagtaacctatgtgaCAGCAACAGATTTCCTCTCACtatctatagtccgtctcatccttctacaaaagtgttttttattaataatttcagtttggcatgatataagaagaaaagtaaaaatgttctgaaaataacaaacaaatactatttgtgtgtgcaagtTACGAAACAATCgactcataaataaataacttgtagtaaattccatagtatcaaaaaggcgttccctgtgggatggactataaatcAAATGTTGCAATCATAATAAGTTaaaaccaaatagctgtagtttaaaattcCTTCCATCTCTTATAACTCAGGATGCTCTCCCTATATAGTGGAACTCTTCATTGGGCTTCATCTCTGTCAGGTGTGCCAGTCTATTTGAAAAGGAGATGAACGCCGCTATTGTCCCGATGTCCCATGCGTCATCTTGTGTTAATCCCTGATCATAAAGTTTCTGGTACAGTTCTTCTGAGGGTGACCGACTGTGACAAATTTCCATTGCAAACTCCAATATTGCTTTTTGTCGGGTGTCCAGATCTGCACATTTCCAGTTAGCTGAAAGCTACAAGAAACAGACATGATGGCCAGCTTCAAGTCTTAAAATCACAGTGAAACcattctaaactggacacccacaggtactgatattttaaaggaaGGGGGAGGGAGCGTGAAACATCCAGTTTTGGAGGAATTCGGGTTTACAgaaggtccagttttgaggggattcactgtatatttatatgaaaaCCTAATGGTAGGAAATTATTtaactttcattaaaaaaaatattcactaTATAGTTTTATCTACTTTGAAATAAGTACTCGTAACACATGAAATGTTACATTCTATAGCAAATGGTTTTCTGACATGATACAGTTCTCCACTAACTGGCTTCAAATGCACACTTTTCTGTGTACTTtctgtacatataatatttgtGCTTTGTTGGTGTCATCCAGTCCTGTTGCCATGGCAGTGACTCCAGGAGATGACAAACAtacatttagaaaaaaaaattcttatcaAATTGTTGTTAAGCAGTGTTCTCATTATGCATTTTGTCGCACAGACTTGTTGCATGCAATTTATCCTAGTGACTCGAATCGTGCATATGGGAAGACGTTACGTCAAGATTCCATGACATCagtcagtttaaaaatattttgcaggAAATGTAAGTGCATACAAATTCcagtgaaataaagaaaacatgaatgtagACAATTTACTGATGGCATTAAGTAACAAGACATCTGGACAATAATAGGTTTCATGGACCCATAAAATCtggacattttgacatatttataaacaaatgaaaaaaaacccggaAGTAACAAAACTAAACAGTTGTACTTTAATGTGATTTGACTGGCTGAGACCTTACGATTTGTCATGagaaatagaacatgttctaattgGTACGATTCCGACACAACTTGACGTATGAGAATAAAGTTGTTCCAATTTAGGTGTTCTCATAGTATGATTCGATCACATGCAACAAGTCGGTACGACTAATCGCCTAATGAGAATGCCCCTTAAATCTGTCCTGCAATACCATTTTCCAATATTATGCTATGTCTTGGAAATGGAATTGGTTGCATATAGGCTGGGGCCTATAGTATAGTTTAATGGCTGCCTAGTGCTTTGTGAAGATGATACAAACCTGATCTGCTAGTAGTGGGTTCTTGGACTGCATGCGATGAAGGGCGCCATGTGTGATGACACAGTAAAGACATTTGTTCTCTGAACTCACAGTAACTGCAATCATTTCTTTGTCCGCTTTTGTTATGTTACCTAAAAAAATTATCTCTCAATATTTACTACAAAAGAGGGGTGgaatgtatctcagtggtagagtgctcaacTGGGGCGTGGTGGATAGCAGTATTGAGCGCCCTCTATatactttgggtttttttcaaatcaGTGGCCCCCACAACCGTTAAATCAAAGGTTATGAAATTTAGTCCGcttatgggaaagtgtatataaaagaccccttgcttcTTTACTactaaccggcctcagtggcgtcatggttaggccatcggtctacaggttggtaggtactgggttcggatcccagtcgaggcatgggatttttaatccagataccgactccaaaccctgagtgagtgctccgcaaggctcagtgggtaggtgtaaaccacttgcaccgactagtgatccataactggttcaacaaaggccatggtttgtgctatcctgcctgtgggaagtgcaaataaaagatcccttgctgctaatcggaaagagtagcccatgtagtggcaacaacgggtttcctctcaaaatctgtgtggtccttaaccatatgtctgacgccatataaccgtaaataaaatgtgttgagtgcgtcgttaaataaaacatgtctctCTTTCTTTACTACTAGGAcgggatgtatcccagtggtaaagcgcatgcttgatgcgcagtcagtctataATCAATTatcattgggccatttctcattctagccagtgcaccacgactggtgtatcaaaggctgtggtatgtgctatcctgtctgtgcgatggtgcatataaaagatctcttgctactaatggaaaaattaagcaggtttcctttctaagactatttgtcagaatttccaaatgtttgacatccaatagctgatgatgaataaatcagtgtgctctagtggtgtcattaaacaaaacatttgcttTATTTATTGGTAGATTAAGTGTATGTGGTAgcagcgagtttcttctctctctagaccaaatatgaaaataaccatgggccaaatttatgaagtgtgtttttcttaaatattgcaaacattgtttaatcactataaatgtatgtagttaatgtttgtaagacataaacaggctttgtaaattcggtccCAAATAGCTGTAGTCTAAAAATGCACTgatgtgtctttaaacaaatattccttacCTTTTCTGTAATACAAAAGAAATAATGATGATACCTAAATATGACGTTATGGCATGGCAATCTCCCAGTTGTGTGAGTTACTGATTTGAAAGTATCTAAACAGCTGTTATACAGTGATGACCCAAATATCAAACCCACTCtatccaatgaaataagcactACAGAAACGGACTGCTCTGTGATGTATAACTTTATTATAAGTGTTTGTTAGATAGGCCTACAACTTATCTGACATATCTTGctctcattaaacaaatatcacaACACTTTAATATCACATATTATACAATACTAATATTAGATGCATATAGCAAATGTGCTTTCACATACCTTTGCCTTGCATTAAAACATCATTGTAAAACAGAAATGCCCTCAGTTCTACAGGTCTGTATGCCAGTGCTCGAAATGCATTTGGAATGAACTTGGACTGAAAAGCAAATATTTTAACTCAAACTTAATAATGTACTCATTTATAATAGTTTCTAAATTGTTTATGCGGGACAATTAAAAGAGTTCACATACGGTATCATTTATCATAATTACGTCCTGAGTTAAAGACACAGTCTGAGAATAATGCCAAAACAACACGTCTCCTACagacctctgagaattgaacatCTGTGTGACCCATTTATTGGTTATGCacaaataaatccaggtaacccatttcctttttgcatGGCccgttatatccaagtaaatggtgTTCCAAATTTTGGgtgaacaaaaaataggttacgcaAATTAGTCCTACTAGGccaaactaattttcatatttcttaCTTTCAAGATCAATAACTCTTGTCAGAAATGTGTAaatccccatgaaagtcaaacatgatctgtacCTCTTCATGATAAAACAATACACAGCTCAATATGTTGAAGAATTGTAAAAGAAAAGTCTGGAAAATTATACGTGGGACAGACTGAGGTCAAAATCCACAGAAACCATATTTCCAACCAACAATGGACATTTAAGGAAATTATCAAGTGTATTGTTAAAGGATacttattattttcatttcgaACCATAATATATTGGGATACCTATAATACAACACAACTCTAATTATTTAAACTtcaaatcataaaatattactatacTGATAATACCATACACACCTAGTATTATAGGCATACAGTTTGGAagacaaataaaatactaaCAAGGTACTTAAAAAGGCGTTTTAATGTTCATAATATTGACATAACACCCCTGAATATAGGAGAAAATCTAGAGAGGATGCTAAGAGAATATGAACCCATTAACTGATGCAAGAGGCTCAATTACTCTAGAATATAATTATTCTAGAATATAATAGCAattatgttttgcatttaccatagtttgacacctaatagctgatgtatttttttcgtgctggggtgtcattaaacatctattctagaatataatatattaatgatgACTACTTAAAACAAACAGCCAGACAAGTCCTGTTTTTGAGTTGTATCCTATCCCAAAGAAAATGTTGGATCTTCTCGTGTATTATACAGTATATGTGACATATCtaatttgcattaaaaaaaagaggaaaaataattattattatcattatttaacaTTAGTTAATTATTTTGACCATCAGTGTATAATTATACTGCTTACATTTCCAAATCGATGTTGTAAATCTTGTGGCAGAGTTGACATATCTGGCACTGGAAATCGACTCACTGACTTATCATCATTTGATAATACGTGTCTGGATGTAAACAGACCAGAAGTCATCTGTCTTGGAATCTGTAAAGTATGAAGTGATGATGGAATAAGATAAAGAATGTTATTAATGtccaggacttctagattatggtagccccactcccattgctagtgatattcaatgctgggctggtaaataactaatattaccatgcccaacagctagtgaaaacaaacagAGTCAAATGATGCAGtttaaagtctattttgtaaatatgaatatcctgaccaccccaacccccaatgttagtgttttaagctctatgtttctctttaggtgacatatctgattattactattatttagtaaaattgtactaacttaaagtaaagtagggctagttcaTTTTTAATCGCAgcaagtaaatttaaaaaatcactgatcccatggctagtggattttaaaaatgttctagAAACCATGAAATTAAAGTGTAACATTTGCAACtctgtaatattaaaaaaattaaagaaaaagaaaagggcAAGTCCTATAACAGGAAAAATGCAATATGCTGGGTGCATAAgatccaatatttaacattacaCATACATTCTATAAATTACAGTATAGTATAAATCTCTAGCCTTAAGAATACTGGTAACAATAAACAGGAATGATGCAATTACCGTTATTCTTGAATTTGGATTGTTCATACTACTAGGTGGCAGATTAGATTACCATAACAACTAGGAAATTTACTTGAGTGAAAACAAACCACTATGTCATAGGAACATGGAagcaacaaaaattaattattaactttACACAAATCAGAATTTCTAAAATGTTGAGGCTGCACAAATCACAGTATCAAAAGTTTATGGAACATTTACTAGTAAATGCTGATATGACACCACATCTATTTTATTTGTGCAGTCTCAACTGTTCTTAAACATTTTTGATCTCCACAAACCTCAATGAATACTCACACTCACAAGCCCCTTCCCCACAAAACTTTTGTCTTAAGAAACAAGtgtcatataaatatttatgcaTAAATGACCCAAAACTAGCAGACATTTTGGTTTTTCAAATTGTGATTCAGTGTATTGTATTCACCCAATTCAACACAACTCGGCAGAAGTAATATGGGAGTGTGCAACATGCAGCTTGAATGTTGTCATTTAAACAGAACATATTGCTAGTATGAGAGAACTGGTGTAGCCAATCACACCTCTTTTTCACCCTCCCAACAAAAGAAATAAGCAGAAATGTtcagtagcccagtggtaaagcgctcacttgatgcacggtcggtttgggatcgatccccgtcggtggtcccattggactactgctcgttccagccagtacaccacaactggtatatcaacggccatggtatgtgctattctgtctgtgggatgatgcatataaaagataccttgctgcattaggaaaaatgtagccggtttcctctgatgactatgtgtcagaattaccaaatgtttgacatccaatagccgatgattaattaatcaatgtgctccagtggtgtcgttaaacaaaacaaactttaactttcattaatCCACCAGACAAGTACATCAAGAAATCTATGTGTCCGCCAATATTTTTACATGtccaaataaatgatttgtGTTATTCGAGtacaaaataaaactgcacttaatatttttacttgtccactggacaaccaccgaggcacaTTGTATTTGTCAAATCAGTTTTTCACTAGTTTATCAAAATAAACGTATCCAACACGATATTTATTaatgtgatgtttattgctgtgccaaTAAATGTCAGAATGTtaaaaaaacggaccgtagtGGTTTACATTGGTGAACTAgtttttcacttgtcaggacaaatggacaagtgctcATTTCAAACACTGCCACCATCCATAGACAGTGTGggtatatgaaagaaatattttatttaatgacacactcaacacattttatttacagttatatggcattggacatatggtgaaggaccacacagatattgagagaggaaacccgctgtcgccacttcgtgggttcctcttttcaattagcaccaagggatcttttatatgcaccatcccacagacaggatagcacataccacagcttttgatataccagtcgtggtgcactggctggaatgagaaattgcccaatgggcccaatggggatcaatccctgactgaccgcacatcgagcgaatAATTTACCACAGGGCTAGGTCTCGCCCAACAGTACATGAGACAAAGAGATAATAAGTAATCCCACAACTGATAATGCTGCTTTAATTTTACAAACTAGCCAGTGATATAGCATGAGATGAGTATTCATATATTATGTCAACTAGCTACTTTTAACCAAATACTTAACTTATGCATATTCACTAATAAACATAGTTTACAACAGTGTTGAAACCTGTTCATGACAAACCCTGATCCAccaataaacattttgtttttcgaagctgttttatgtaaacCCACCACTTTCACCAAAATACTGTTTATAGAAATTACGGAATCGTACGAGCTATTCGGACTGTTTCTCAGGCCATTTCAATTCACGAATCCGTAATCGGCCGATATGTTCCGAATATGGTCGAGATGTTCCGAACGTGAAAAAGGGAAAATGGCAACGACCTTGAGGGGCATATCTCGCTTTGTAACTAAAGATGGGTTACAAGTTTTGAAAACCTACGTCCGATCATGCTCCgtatgtttattaaataatactagTATGTTAATAACATACTATTAATatatctaaatattttttagCAGACTCCTTcggtaattttatatatttctagCTGTGTTTCCGACATATGCCAATATCCGtttctgttataaataaacataaatttctGTTAGTTACTTAAAGTTGAAGTTATtagtatgtttttaatatttaaacattggaAATAGAtcttaaactttaaaaacatttctgtgacactccattattttatttccttttagATCTAACTTACAATCTAGGTCACTTTCAAATGCAGTCCGCGTGAAATAGACAACCGTTACGTCTGAACTGAAGGGGCTCAACGATGTGGTGTCACTGCCCAATATGGCAATAAGAAATGACATGCAATATGTGCTGTGCAAAGAAAAGATGAAAACTATAGTTGTgatttgttgtgattaatgtacatacacatatattacaaacaatggATGCAATTATTAAAGCTGTTTTGAGCAGAAAGTGGTAGATTTGTTTCTGCATGGACATTGTCAATATGTATTTATGGTGGTAACACAcgtttattataattgttttttttatttgtatttttgcatcaATAACTAATATTATAAGTTAAATATAATGGGGAATAGAGACAGCAGCTTTAACACACACTAGGCTCTGTACAGTAATCTGCTCCGTGAAAATGATCATTATGTGAAGGTCACAGTTACATGCAttaaattactttattattCCATTGTCAGGGTTTCTGCAGAGATTAATTCTAGGGTATGCTTTCAATGAGCCATGAAGCATACCAACGCTCATGCTGAagttgtcatttaaaaaatcatttcaacaatgttataatgtatatatatatataaagtaggcTACAATAAAtactctaattaatataatgctTTTTGTGTCtttgtaataaattatgttaaaagtcgtacaggaacatttaaacaactttttaacattaaaatatatatatatatctgaataTTTTAGGGTATGCATAAGTACCCTAAAAACATTTTAGGGTAAGcagttttacccattttaccctctggaaAAATCCCTGGATATGTCATTCATCCATGGCATGGGTTAAATTTTCATCTACAACCATACATGAATTACATGTGGGAAAAACAAAGatactttttttgtttacaagtaTGTCAAAGGATCATGGTGAAAATACAGTCTAGTTAGTCTGTGCAGTCATTCAAatgagggacgggacgtagcccagtggtacagtgctcgctcgatgcgtggtcggtgtgggattgatttccatcagtgggcccattgggctatttcttgttccagccagtgcaccacgactggtatatcaaaggctgtggtatgtactaccctgtctgtgggatggtgcatataaaatatcccttgctgctaatcgaaaagagtagcccatgaagtggcgacagcgggtttcttctctcaataacaatgtggtccttaaccttatggttgacgccatataaccataaatacaatgtgttgatacaataacacatttctttctttcattcaaacGAACTCATATTTAATGTAACTTAGTTATACTAACTTCATTGCAATTTACACCCATCAAATAAGTACATGAACACATTTATTACAGGGCTGCATATACCTACAATGTTTTGTGGATCCACCAACTCAGGAATTCTTAAACCTTTTTGCCAAGTGCTTCCCTTAGCAAGGTGATCATTGATTCATGTCCCATCATCATCCTTTGTTGTGTTTAGTTAGTCCATGACAGCAGTTTCAACTGACCTGTCTTACTTCCATTGAATTCTCACACACATCTATTTAAGAATAAGAATTACTTTAAAGTGCAttggcatgaatgaatgaatgaatatttaatgacaccccagcaccaaaacATATATGGGATGTGAAACTAAcggaaatgtgtatataaaatgcTATAGTGTGTTGGCAGTAAGTTATTTCTAATGGGATGGAGGGTAAATTACAACAAGCACATCTACAGTATTCCAAAGTACACTAACATGCCCCAGACCAAGATTTTACATATTTcccaccaaaaaaataaaaattaattaattatatttatttgttaaacataaaattttgggGGCACTTCAAAGTTCAGGACAGGATGTGTTCACCCCATTCGCCCCCTCTGGATATGCACCTGACATTTTCAGTGTGTTGAAATGCTTAACAAAACTGTAATTGAtcaataatacatgagtgtttgattttgtttttattaacgttattattttaaagttaaacctTGTATCAGTTGCtttagttttagtttataaATTGTGACTGGTCACCGTCGGCATGCTAGATTGTATTTTGGTGATggagcaaatgtttgacgttTTACTCACATCATTGTTTCAGAATGTTACAGAACCACTGTCAAAACCAGCTGAACGTCACAAAATTACCATGGTACCTGGTGATGGCGTCGGCCCAGAACTTATGGCAAGTGTCTGTGATGTCTTTCAGGCAGCAGGAGTTCCAGCTGATTTTGAAGAAATATTTATGAGGTATCAGGATGCAAAGCAGCACTTTATATTTACTCcgaaagtccgaaccaaattgttaacaactacgataaattactctcctacctttaatcaCCGTTAGATTTTCTCCTCTTTTTGTTCAGAcataaattgtgaaaaaaacattacactgacatggattccacatattagactgaaaccatatcacctatatcgactttgtTAAGATCTCCTAGCACAAAACACATGCAATTTTTCACCGTCtgccattttgattttttttgtgaaatactcttcaagaggagTGGAAGTCTCCTaagtatgtgacgtaattaatcTGACCTCATGATGAGTGTGTTATACCTTAGCGCATGTCATGGCGTTGTTAGATTACGACATATCAACCACCCCTCTTgcagaaaactgcatgcatttggccctatgcgatctcagtgAAGTCGATATCGGTGACATcattacagtctcatatgtggaatctgtgtcactgtaatgtgattttttcatgatttgtgtctggacaataTTTGAAGGAAATCTAACAGTAATTGAAAGTAGGcaagtaatttatcgtagttaacaatttggttcagactttagttGGCAAGTAAATGCAAAAAATTACTTGCCATCTCGGGATTGTTAATTGTCAAGCAACAtaccaagtacatgtattaatatggatCTACATGAATAAAAGAAGTTTAAACACCAACCTCGATTTTGTAGAATTAAAAAGCATTGTATCATCGTTTATATGGTCACTGCGAATACAGACATATTCCCCAAAAGATCAAATCGAAGTGAAAATTTAACAAGTGAATATTATCATCGTAAAACATATCTAAACTGCTACACATTTTCCATTGTGTACCTTACTTTATTAAAAGGAAAGCATTAATTTTGCAGTACGACAAAATATTACGATCGTCAAGTCAAGGGGGAAAAATATGATCACATGATTTACAGAGAacaggatgtttttgttttgtttttgtttttaatttattttgatatgtatttattttaatacctcGGGCAACTTTGGTTATCTGATAAAAACGAtttgcaaaataaaatttatgtcaTAATGATTGCTACGGTTTAGTGTGATAACATAATctactagtaaaaaaacaagTGTTTTTTCGCAATATTGCATCCTGGCCATAGAGTCAGATGACAAGTAGATGCATTTATATCTGCAGGTAcataggaacaatatctggagtggTGGGCACCACCTCtagtgtcggggggggggggggggacaccaATCTTGTTCCATGTCCTCAGGACATTTTAAACTTCAGCTAGTTAGTGTCTTAACAAAAGATAACTTCAGTGTTTGGtcaagacagagagagagcagaATCACTATGATGAAATGTGTTGGGTCATCATTTTATGTTAgtgatgtttttgtttcatgttgACAGTGAAGTGCACCCAAGCCAGAGTGCCAACTTGGAGACTGTGGTGGAATCCTTCAAGAGGAATGGGGTAGGACTGAAAGGAATCATCACAACTCCATCCAACTTCAAGGGTGGTCTCCTGCAGACTCTAAATATGAAGATCAGGCAAGAAATCTCACCATCTGCTTATGAAAATAAGCCAGTAAATAGCAAATTTCATCAACTATTGTAACTTCCATGCCAGCTGTATGTTTTACACATTTCAGATCTGACCGTAACAaaagttattaaacaaaacaaacttctttgttattttcatttcgGTAATGGGTCAGTCAGTTGACatgtggttttttttattacttgtacattatattaaaaacaaaaaacccaggaagaaattgtagattttaaaaagtcaattATTTGTTTGTCAGTCAGGTTCCAGTGgttgattgattcattgattcattgattgattcatttttTCATGATACGTTTTTTTACAGAAGAGAGTTAGATCTGTTTGCCAATGTGGTCTGGATACAGAGTCTTCCAGGTTACAAAACACGTCACGACAATCTCGACTTTGTCATTATCCGAGAGCAGACAGAAGGAGAGTACAGTGCACTGGAGCATGAGGTAATTGTCATGGTTATCAAGCTCACCTGGTAATATGTTCCTCCGcacattattttcaaaaatataaggTATCCAGAATGTTTATTCTTAGTCAAACACTAACCTATTCCTAAACTTAATGTCAAACTGAACAAGTAATTGGGATCCAATGTTTCAGTTGCTGTGATATTACATTGCAGCTGGAAAACATTTATGCTCGGAACATACAGTCACTTTCTACAACACTTACTGTCTGATATTGTGAGGAAATAGCACATGGCATGTGGTAAAACATTTGACAAGTTtggtaaaacattttcttgATACAAACTGTCGAtctatgtttttttcttttccacattacctgtcctcaatcAAGTGCACTCCTCCCTACggctagtagtctggtccgaacatcccaaaagccagtgggatggcctaaattcttctccTGTATGCTCcctctagttccggtcatgtgacagtaacttccttcttttttccttcGCTGTTTGGTTTGGATGTCTTTTTATTTGGCTCTGATTTATTCGGAGTCATTTATCAAGTTTTCTCCAGTGTTTTCATATGCCAAAAAAACTACTGACATGAGTACTCGGATGTGATTCATTGCA
This window contains:
- the LOC121384408 gene encoding uncharacterized protein LOC121384408 — translated: MFIGGSGFVMNRFQHCCKLCLLVNMHKIPRQMTSGLFTSRHVLSNDDKSVSRFPVPDMSTLPQDLQHRFGNSKFIPNAFRALAYRPVELRAFLFYNDVLMQGKGNITKADKEMIAVTVSSENKCLYCVITHGALHRMQSKNPLLADQLSANWKCADLDTRQKAILEFAMEICHSRSPSEELYQKLYDQGLTQDDAWDIGTIAAFISFSNRLAHLTEMKPNEEFHYIGRAS